In a single window of the Flavobacterium sp. W4I14 genome:
- a CDS encoding hypothetical protein (product_source=Hypo-rule applied; pfam=PF05076; superfamily=103359): MMNPEIYKQRFTTEDTPGWQAIDDQLEKIYDNTEARHYPPLCGIHYVAGGTDPIDGASIYDSNHQTFHRHMISYGMSELYYNEEKAGGEFSKWGFEFTFRLAQFKDDEHDPIWAINVMNNLARYVFSSGKWFEENHFIPANGPIRLNTETEITGFVFALDPELGKMDTPHGEVSFLQLVGITNAEVEDLKKSPTIGAVQELIEKLKKDNPLLITDLTRK; encoded by the coding sequence ATGATGAATCCCGAAATTTATAAACAACGGTTTACCACAGAAGATACACCCGGATGGCAGGCGATAGATGATCAATTGGAGAAGATATATGACAATACGGAAGCACGCCATTACCCACCGTTGTGCGGCATCCATTATGTAGCTGGCGGAACAGACCCGATAGATGGTGCCAGCATTTATGACAGCAACCATCAAACTTTTCATCGGCACATGATCAGTTATGGCATGAGCGAGCTGTATTATAACGAGGAGAAAGCTGGCGGCGAATTTAGCAAATGGGGTTTTGAATTTACTTTCAGACTGGCCCAATTCAAAGATGATGAGCATGACCCCATCTGGGCCATAAACGTAATGAATAACCTGGCACGGTACGTATTTTCGAGCGGTAAATGGTTTGAAGAAAATCATTTTATCCCAGCTAATGGACCAATAAGATTAAATACAGAAACTGAAATAACAGGCTTTGTTTTTGCCTTAGATCCTGAACTGGGAAAAATGGACACCCCCCATGGCGAGGTAAGCTTTTTACAGTTGGTTGGCATTACCAATGCAGAAGTGGAAGATTTGAAAAAAAGCCCTACAATAGGTGCTGTACAAGAACTGATCGAAAAACTGAAAAAAGACAATCCGCTGTTAATTACAGATCTGACCAGAAAATAA
- a CDS encoding hypothetical protein (product_source=Hypo-rule applied; superfamily=158622): MKPRNILFVMLILIVSSCQSKKAVHLKTVLEQKERGIFNILLGKNGPNEQKLKCLIDGDFKCAQQAITEEERAFDKIISEINALETGGIKYGNELKSATSNYYKAVKESETFDRLIVAQQQISQNKTNTEKIRDAAIRQQGQLSREKLEMRKITSKKEQLLAEVKKQFNLLNHLQ; encoded by the coding sequence ATGAAACCAAGAAATATTCTTTTCGTCATGCTGATTTTGATTGTTTCCTCTTGCCAGTCTAAAAAAGCAGTTCATTTAAAAACTGTCCTGGAGCAAAAGGAAAGGGGCATTTTCAATATATTGCTGGGCAAAAACGGCCCTAATGAGCAGAAACTGAAGTGCCTGATTGATGGCGATTTTAAATGTGCCCAGCAGGCAATAACCGAAGAGGAACGGGCATTCGATAAAATCATCAGTGAAATAAATGCGCTGGAAACAGGAGGCATTAAATATGGCAACGAACTAAAATCGGCAACAAGCAACTATTATAAGGCTGTTAAAGAATCGGAAACATTTGACCGCTTAATTGTTGCCCAGCAACAGATCAGTCAAAATAAAACAAATACTGAAAAAATAAGGGATGCTGCAATACGCCAACAAGGCCAATTATCAAGAGAGAAGTTAGAAATGCGCAAAATAACCAGTAAAAAAGAACAGTTATTGGCCGAAGTAAAAAAACAGTTCAATTTGCTTAACCATTTACAATAA
- a CDS encoding hypothetical protein (product_source=Hypo-rule applied; cath_funfam=1.10.10.10; smart=SM00028; superfamily=46894,48452; transmembrane_helix_parts=Outside_1_333,TMhelix_334_351,Inside_352_413,TMhelix_414_436,Outside_437_614), giving the protein MKYLVFKNILLLIWIVIGCCTAEAQSLLDSTALDNLSEQDKPALLTQLAERYRVNANYAAAIAKAQQSVSLAIKLKNFTEATKAYAMLVNVYANTKQFALLKKTNDTTLAIGQKAQQPIALAYAYYAQALFYNAIDNNELVTKYCQMGLKMLEKKCDPYLTAKLYYQLYALNTRWDDIKNVNRYAQKATESALKTTEYNLLSNCYIALSVAADYNFVATKRELQRDSIIYYLNKVQDIYKQYPQYVARKTYAMACINSADYYLKYFPDTDQAAKANAIRYASMANEVMRGVLNGEEVRASSLGILSEYAKRDKNTAMTEGYLQEAYSMMKDQQAPYYYTLINIVTALASFYEQNGNYAKALEFQKKATVYNSKLFDQKQALNAQKLEVQYETEKKNNEVKLLKQSEKYAQQQKYLYIGITIASLLGLIFMFRSYHFRLRYSLQREKQLHLEKQDAELQMKLEKEEQARLKAEQQLLESQQQQLQKEVMASQLQLEHKKEMLFQIKEKFNDNDQLNINKIWNEELLLDNDFEQAKFQIQQVHPEFFSLLNQRAQQKLTSLDLKLCAYLHLKMDTKKIAQLMHIEAKSVRMSRYRVKQKLGLEKEEDLNLFLQKMG; this is encoded by the coding sequence ATGAAGTATCTGGTTTTTAAAAACATATTACTCTTGATTTGGATCGTTATAGGTTGTTGTACGGCCGAGGCGCAAAGCTTATTAGATAGTACAGCGCTCGATAATTTAAGTGAGCAGGATAAACCAGCTCTGCTAACGCAGTTGGCAGAAAGATATAGGGTTAATGCAAACTATGCAGCCGCAATTGCAAAGGCGCAACAAAGTGTAAGTTTGGCCATAAAACTCAAAAACTTTACTGAAGCCACAAAAGCATATGCCATGCTGGTTAATGTTTATGCAAATACGAAGCAGTTTGCTTTGCTGAAAAAAACGAACGACACCACTTTAGCTATTGGACAAAAGGCTCAACAGCCTATTGCCCTGGCTTATGCTTATTATGCGCAAGCACTATTTTACAATGCTATCGATAATAATGAATTGGTAACTAAGTATTGCCAGATGGGGCTTAAAATGTTGGAGAAAAAATGCGATCCTTATCTCACTGCTAAGCTATATTACCAGTTATATGCACTGAATACGAGATGGGATGATATAAAAAATGTAAATAGATATGCTCAAAAGGCTACTGAAAGTGCCCTTAAAACTACTGAATATAACCTATTGAGTAACTGTTATATTGCGCTGTCGGTAGCTGCTGATTACAATTTTGTAGCAACTAAAAGAGAATTACAGCGGGATAGCATTATTTACTACTTAAATAAAGTACAAGATATTTATAAACAGTATCCTCAATACGTTGCCAGAAAAACATACGCTATGGCTTGTATTAATAGTGCAGATTATTATTTGAAATACTTCCCTGATACGGATCAGGCTGCGAAAGCAAATGCCATTCGGTATGCAAGCATGGCCAACGAGGTAATGAGAGGAGTACTGAATGGGGAAGAGGTTAGGGCGAGCAGTTTGGGTATTTTGAGCGAATACGCCAAAAGAGATAAAAATACGGCCATGACTGAAGGATATTTACAGGAGGCTTATAGTATGATGAAAGACCAGCAAGCGCCATATTATTACACGCTGATCAATATTGTAACGGCATTGGCCAGCTTTTATGAGCAAAATGGCAATTACGCAAAGGCACTTGAGTTTCAAAAAAAAGCAACAGTATACAATAGTAAACTTTTTGATCAGAAGCAGGCCTTAAATGCTCAGAAACTAGAAGTACAATACGAAACTGAAAAAAAAAACAATGAGGTGAAGCTGTTAAAGCAGAGCGAAAAATATGCGCAGCAACAAAAGTACCTATACATTGGCATTACCATTGCTTCGCTGTTGGGGCTAATATTTATGTTCCGGTCTTACCATTTTAGGTTAAGATATTCATTACAGCGCGAAAAACAGCTGCACTTGGAAAAACAGGATGCTGAATTGCAGATGAAACTCGAAAAAGAAGAGCAGGCAAGGTTGAAAGCTGAACAGCAATTATTGGAAAGTCAACAACAGCAGTTGCAGAAAGAAGTAATGGCTAGCCAATTGCAGCTGGAACATAAAAAAGAGATGCTTTTTCAGATCAAAGAAAAATTTAATGACAACGATCAACTGAATATTAATAAAATCTGGAATGAAGAGTTGCTTTTGGACAATGACTTTGAGCAAGCTAAATTTCAGATCCAACAGGTACACCCAGAATTTTTCTCTCTGCTTAATCAAAGGGCACAACAAAAACTCACCTCGCTTGATTTAAAGCTCTGTGCTTACCTTCATTTAAAAATGGATACCAAAAAAATTGCCCAGCTGATGCATATTGAAGCCAAAAGTGTGCGCATGAGCCGTTACCGTGTTAAACAAAAACTGGGGCTTGAAAAAGAAGAGGATTTGAATTTATTTTTGCAGAAAATGGGTTAA
- a CDS encoding putative membrane protein (product_source=COG4818; cog=COG4818; superfamily=161098; transmembrane_helix_parts=Inside_1_6,TMhelix_7_24,Outside_25_38,TMhelix_39_61,Inside_62_62,TMhelix_63_85,Outside_86_109), whose amino-acid sequence MDNKTLSIISYITLIGWLVAYFMGKDKADTLLKYHLRQSLGLAIVSIIFNIVFTIIALIVPSLSFLGFVGYAIFILWIMGIINAANGALKPVPLIGKWFEDKSSFVGKY is encoded by the coding sequence ATGGACAACAAAACCCTTTCAATCATTTCTTACATCACCCTTATCGGTTGGTTAGTCGCTTATTTTATGGGAAAAGATAAAGCTGATACCTTGCTTAAATATCACTTAAGACAATCGTTAGGCCTTGCCATTGTAAGTATCATTTTCAACATAGTATTTACCATCATTGCCCTTATTGTGCCTAGTTTATCTTTTTTGGGCTTTGTTGGTTATGCAATTTTCATTCTTTGGATTATGGGCATTATCAATGCGGCCAACGGTGCATTAAAACCTGTTCCACTTATCGGTAAATGGTTCGAAGACAAATCTTCATTTGTTGGTAAATACTAA
- a CDS encoding hypothetical protein (product_source=Hypo-rule applied; cleavage_site_network=SignalP-noTM) gives MRLNIKNVMLMVMVSAITACNLTVNTPEEHFDQAALNANDISLFGTYYFEGYQKYQKSVSGPGKVISCEEYLKNSIARAEKNLEKIKKLTPTPETKPMLDASIILHNYVLTSYRKEHLKIAKMIDKHEPEENINKALTDLDTKPYDAFIEKYNKLWKFADIYAKDNNIAVEKMPF, from the coding sequence ATGCGCCTCAACATCAAAAATGTCATGCTCATGGTGATGGTCTCGGCCATCACCGCATGCAACCTTACCGTAAATACCCCTGAAGAACATTTTGACCAGGCAGCCTTAAATGCCAATGATATCTCTCTCTTTGGTACGTACTATTTTGAAGGTTACCAAAAATATCAAAAAAGTGTATCTGGTCCCGGTAAAGTTATTAGCTGCGAAGAATACCTGAAAAATTCGATTGCCAGGGCCGAAAAGAATTTAGAGAAGATCAAAAAACTAACGCCCACCCCAGAAACAAAACCTATGCTGGATGCTTCAATAATACTGCATAACTATGTTTTAACGAGTTACAGGAAAGAGCATCTCAAAATAGCCAAAATGATAGACAAACATGAGCCAGAGGAAAACATTAACAAGGCCTTAACCGACCTCGATACCAAACCCTATGATGCATTTATCGAGAAATACAATAAGCTATGGAAATTTGCAGACATATATGCTAAGGACAATAACATTGCAGTAGAAAAGATGCCTTTTTAA
- a CDS encoding hypothetical protein (product_source=Hypo-rule applied; transmembrane_helix_parts=Inside_1_6,TMhelix_7_26,Outside_27_40,TMhelix_41_63,Inside_64_169,TMhelix_170_192,Outside_193_201,TMhelix_202_224,Inside_225_329) — MKQGLSIFWILYMLFFAIPFPMLLYYNIKSENMPNLMESDPWLSLSLVAVSVILWIILLIGYYRKWVIRTFSIKHNIEKLKNTGEPREAKIIAATKVSKPNVAYDAYELTLQFKNLAGSEIRQNTTINDSKPYERRYEAGKTVGILLDKEANKVPYLIIANTEVSINKTIVLLVNLGWLAFTCIVAGYFVYSYSSESEGMGWRFMSLGHPLLACPAALLFYRFLGAIIHSKFLGKPNELFLIKFKGIRTTARLIKASQTGTFINEQPMINFELEFTDQHNQKHRANLKKIVDLLDLDITKQEHVSIFYLKENPQKIALEKDLNEIKGEF; from the coding sequence ATGAAACAAGGACTTTCGATATTCTGGATACTTTACATGTTGTTTTTTGCCATTCCCTTCCCCATGTTGTTATATTACAACATTAAGAGCGAAAACATGCCGAACCTGATGGAAAGCGACCCGTGGCTATCGTTAAGTTTGGTAGCGGTTTCTGTAATATTGTGGATTATTCTCTTAATAGGCTATTACCGCAAATGGGTAATCCGAACTTTTTCGATAAAGCACAATATAGAAAAACTCAAAAATACCGGTGAGCCGCGTGAGGCCAAAATTATAGCGGCTACAAAAGTGTCAAAACCTAATGTGGCTTATGATGCCTATGAACTCACACTCCAGTTTAAAAATCTGGCGGGTAGTGAAATCAGGCAAAATACCACAATAAATGATTCAAAACCTTACGAACGCCGCTATGAGGCTGGTAAAACCGTAGGCATACTGTTGGATAAGGAAGCAAACAAAGTCCCTTATCTCATTATCGCCAATACGGAAGTGAGCATAAACAAAACCATAGTATTGCTGGTTAATCTGGGTTGGCTTGCTTTTACCTGTATTGTTGCTGGCTATTTTGTTTATTCCTATTCCTCAGAAAGCGAAGGAATGGGCTGGCGTTTTATGAGCTTAGGCCATCCATTGTTGGCTTGCCCTGCGGCACTTCTTTTTTACCGGTTTTTAGGCGCTATTATCCACAGCAAATTTTTGGGTAAGCCAAATGAATTGTTCCTGATCAAATTTAAAGGTATCCGCACAACCGCCAGGTTGATTAAGGCCAGCCAGACCGGAACCTTTATTAACGAACAGCCAATGATTAATTTTGAGTTGGAATTTACCGATCAACACAACCAAAAACATAGGGCAAACCTAAAAAAGATTGTTGACCTGCTGGATCTGGATATAACCAAACAGGAACATGTATCCATTTTTTACCTAAAAGAAAATCCACAGAAAATTGCCCTTGAAAAAGACCTAAACGAAATTAAAGGAGAATTCTGA
- a CDS encoding hypothetical protein (product_source=Hypo-rule applied; cath_funfam=3.30.870.10; superfamily=82936) yields MKNLNNISSLIILSCFLCFSCKQVTKSVDETFHPNDSLAKKYNKENRIGSEGEYTGTTKTTTTISTQHHQEKFVVINGDTVKTPELQDKAKELFHDLELLKQKQTPAGSKEIQKRVNEFLKDMNLPQPGAKNSNTEKPVAKARKGMLSASQLAQAEEKLRQLPQFRDREILVYESVHFYEDGSIKLALQHPENPKYVDAYQYQDGYWSEPKPVQARNIARRTFPLSKINFADAQKVMQIYNDKAAQVEGAKPTTTAYISIWDDGMRWFPSTINGSRERYDLQFNNDGTLKSFRQE; encoded by the coding sequence ATGAAAAACTTAAACAACATCTCCAGCCTGATCATATTGTCTTGCTTCCTGTGCTTCAGCTGCAAACAGGTCACAAAAAGTGTAGATGAAACCTTTCATCCAAACGATTCTTTGGCTAAAAAATATAATAAAGAAAACCGTATCGGATCAGAAGGCGAATATACCGGAACCACTAAAACGACAACGACAATTTCTACACAGCATCATCAGGAGAAATTTGTAGTGATAAACGGCGATACGGTTAAAACACCAGAACTTCAGGACAAGGCAAAAGAACTTTTTCATGATCTGGAACTATTAAAACAAAAGCAAACACCAGCAGGTAGCAAGGAAATCCAAAAAAGGGTAAATGAATTTTTAAAGGATATGAACCTGCCTCAGCCAGGCGCAAAAAACAGCAATACAGAAAAACCAGTAGCAAAAGCCAGGAAAGGAATGTTAAGTGCTTCACAATTAGCACAGGCAGAAGAGAAACTAAGACAGCTGCCACAATTCCGTGATAGAGAAATTCTGGTATATGAATCTGTACACTTTTATGAGGATGGCTCCATTAAACTGGCCTTACAGCATCCCGAAAACCCTAAATATGTAGATGCATACCAATACCAAGATGGTTATTGGTCTGAACCAAAACCTGTACAGGCCAGGAATATTGCGCGCAGGACATTTCCTTTAAGTAAAATAAATTTTGCCGATGCACAAAAAGTAATGCAGATTTATAACGATAAAGCTGCTCAGGTTGAAGGTGCAAAACCCACCACGACCGCCTACATTTCAATTTGGGATGATGGTATGCGTTGGTTCCCATCAACGATTAACGGCAGTCGCGAACGTTACGACCTGCAATTCAATAATGATGGTACGCTAAAGAGTTTTAGACAGGAGTGA
- a CDS encoding hypothetical protein (product_source=Hypo-rule applied; cleavage_site_network=SignalP-noTM; superfamily=75011), protein MNKKLLKQKALALAVAAFVTSAVVISACKKNNEAENSETTVTLKDYSVNPSLVKAMPGFESLNITTLISSDDVLAESPNFIFGAQPDGAGIIKNPAGEGFIMINNHEILQSVSRVYLDKNFKPVKGEYIVDSDGGMTRLCSATMVTPEEHGFSKPVFLTAGESGAESMIHAIDPLAAADKKNKQRTVGALGRWSAENAVPLPKASYAGKTVIMIGEDETDGQLAMYVSNTQGDLENGKLYVMKRSNNDPIETNMDKGQSYDVEFVELDNVKSSTGAQLQQQTIDKKALMLARVEDIDYRKGSAANGREVYFTATGVSQGDKLTPVSGKTMWGRVYKLVLDASNPLKGKLEVAVDGNDNPGKSIVNPDNLCVTENYVYIQEDGDSFYKNNDHDGTIWQFAMASKSLKPMLQMNHRRTDATFNAKYNPSNSVQLSSWEYGAMYDISALTGIPDTFIVNLHPHTWTSDKYKNADGGTTRLVNNNEGGQVVIVRGVSK, encoded by the coding sequence ATGAACAAAAAATTACTAAAGCAAAAGGCATTAGCCCTTGCTGTTGCCGCATTCGTTACTTCGGCAGTTGTGATCAGCGCCTGTAAAAAGAATAATGAGGCAGAAAACTCAGAAACCACAGTTACGCTTAAAGATTATTCGGTAAATCCTTCATTGGTAAAAGCCATGCCCGGTTTCGAAAGCCTGAATATTACTACATTAATTAGTTCGGACGATGTACTGGCAGAATCACCAAACTTTATATTTGGTGCACAACCTGATGGAGCAGGAATTATCAAAAATCCGGCCGGCGAAGGTTTTATTATGATTAATAACCATGAAATTCTTCAATCAGTATCAAGAGTATATTTAGATAAAAATTTCAAACCTGTAAAAGGGGAATACATTGTAGATTCTGATGGCGGCATGACCCGTTTATGTTCTGCTACAATGGTAACACCAGAAGAACATGGCTTTTCTAAACCAGTTTTCTTAACTGCCGGAGAAAGCGGTGCAGAATCGATGATCCATGCCATCGACCCACTTGCTGCAGCAGATAAAAAGAACAAACAAAGAACAGTTGGCGCACTGGGCAGATGGAGCGCTGAAAATGCAGTTCCACTTCCTAAAGCATCGTATGCTGGTAAAACCGTTATCATGATTGGTGAGGATGAAACCGATGGACAATTGGCCATGTACGTATCCAACACTCAAGGCGACCTGGAAAACGGAAAGTTATATGTTATGAAACGCAGCAATAACGATCCGATTGAAACAAATATGGACAAAGGACAAAGCTATGATGTGGAATTTGTAGAGCTTGATAATGTAAAAAGCAGTACAGGTGCACAATTACAGCAACAAACAATCGATAAAAAAGCGCTAATGTTAGCCCGTGTAGAAGATATCGATTACAGAAAAGGCAGTGCAGCAAACGGACGAGAAGTATATTTTACCGCAACTGGAGTTAGCCAGGGCGATAAACTTACACCAGTAAGTGGAAAAACCATGTGGGGCCGTGTATATAAACTGGTATTGGATGCAAGCAATCCATTAAAAGGGAAATTAGAAGTTGCCGTCGACGGAAATGACAACCCTGGAAAAAGCATTGTAAATCCAGATAACCTTTGTGTAACCGAAAACTACGTATACATCCAGGAAGATGGAGATTCGTTCTACAAAAACAATGACCATGATGGAACCATCTGGCAATTTGCAATGGCTTCAAAATCGTTAAAACCGATGTTACAAATGAATCACCGCAGAACAGATGCGACCTTTAATGCTAAATACAACCCATCAAACAGTGTACAATTAAGTAGCTGGGAATATGGCGCGATGTACGATATCTCTGCTCTGACTGGTATCCCTGATACATTTATAGTTAATTTACACCCACACACCTGGACAAGCGATAAATACAAAAATGCCGATGGTGGTACAACAAGATTGGTAAATAATAACGAAGGTGGACAAGTCGTAATTGTTCGCGGCGTTTCTAAATAA